From one Calditrichota bacterium genomic stretch:
- a CDS encoding AbrB/MazE/SpoVT family DNA-binding domain-containing protein has protein sequence MTKTLTLDSSGRIELPTEIRERVNSIPGSEIRLRETEEGTFVLEVGHKPRDLHGIVKSHGIHLTLEQIEQIIERQGSDE, from the coding sequence ATGACCAAAACACTTACACTCGATTCAAGCGGACGGATTGAACTCCCGACGGAGATTAGGGAGAGGGTCAATTCGATTCCAGGCAGCGAGATTCGCCTGCGTGAGACCGAAGAAGGAACTTTTGTCCTTGAGGTAGGGCACAAGCCGCGGGATCTACATGGGATCGTAAAGTCCCATGGTATCCATTTGACATTAGAGCAAATCGAGCAGATCATAGAACGGCAGGGATCAGATGAATGA
- the rpsF gene encoding 30S ribosomal protein S6, whose amino-acid sequence MQHYELMFILDPANEEAEVEVKQKIEGIITGREGEMISFDKLGKKRLAYPIAKRPYGTYFLANLKGNGRIVQALDYFLRLNTTVLRHMIIAFSEKDLGLRQRTEVVLAEEAERMRLGGRPIGTKGDEEVAAETVIETITSGEDSIIAEAEEIVSAEEIDARTPPADIEAAADEVISAAVETSEDDTDENTNTKE is encoded by the coding sequence ATGCAGCATTACGAACTGATGTTCATTCTCGACCCGGCCAACGAAGAAGCCGAAGTCGAGGTGAAACAGAAGATCGAAGGGATCATCACCGGCCGCGAAGGCGAGATGATCTCGTTCGATAAACTCGGCAAGAAACGGCTCGCCTACCCGATCGCCAAGCGACCCTACGGCACCTACTTCCTCGCCAACCTGAAGGGGAACGGCCGTATCGTTCAGGCGCTCGACTACTTCCTCCGGCTCAACACCACCGTTCTCCGCCACATGATCATCGCGTTCAGCGAGAAGGATCTCGGCCTGCGCCAGCGGACCGAGGTCGTCCTCGCCGAGGAAGCCGAACGGATGCGGCTTGGCGGTCGGCCTATAGGAACCAAGGGAGATGAGGAAGTCGCGGCCGAAACCGTGATTGAGACCATAACGTCCGGCGAAGATTCGATTATCGCCGAAGCGGAGGAGATCGTCTCCGCCGAGGAAATCGACGCCCGGACACCCCCCGCGGACATTGAAGCGGCTGCCGATGAGGTCATATCGGCAGCGGTCGAGACGTCCGAAGACGACACGGATGAAAACACTAACACTAAGGAGTGA
- the ssb gene encoding single-stranded DNA-binding protein: protein MADLKMPDVNNVIIVGNLIKDPVIRQTTNGTPVANFTIASNRKFKDNFGQWKEDVCFVGIVAWYKLAESCAENLHKGSAVLVEGELQSRQWRTDDGNYRSIVEIKARRIQFLNKREMVLSDIETDNNFSHSEDTATIQESPVPSGNGGEPAEDESHFDFGFRELKL from the coding sequence ATGGCTGATCTGAAAATGCCCGATGTGAATAACGTCATCATCGTCGGGAACCTCATCAAAGACCCGGTGATCCGTCAAACGACGAACGGCACCCCGGTCGCCAATTTCACCATCGCCTCCAATCGCAAGTTCAAAGATAACTTCGGGCAATGGAAGGAAGACGTCTGCTTCGTCGGCATCGTAGCCTGGTATAAACTGGCTGAATCGTGCGCGGAGAACCTGCACAAGGGCAGCGCGGTGCTGGTTGAAGGTGAACTGCAGTCGCGCCAGTGGCGCACCGATGATGGCAACTATCGCAGCATCGTCGAAATTAAAGCACGCCGCATCCAGTTCCTTAACAAGCGCGAGATGGTGCTCTCGGACATCGAAACCGACAACAACTTCTCGCACTCGGAAGACACCGCTACGATCCAGGAATCACCGGTTCCGTCCGGCAACGGCGGCGAGCCGGCTGAAGACGAGAGCCATTTCGACTTCGGATTTCGCGAACTGAAACTCTAA
- a CDS encoding type II toxin-antitoxin system VapC family toxin has product MIALDTNILIRLLVADDDDQYLRVERLLDVLEQSGEEALITDITLAETSWVLKTGYKASKSEIVHALEAVRNTLGFKVISPISFERALNSFRNGRGGFADYLLREQALDAGCRAIATFDRRLLQEDLFFSPD; this is encoded by the coding sequence ATGATAGCCTTGGATACGAATATCCTAATCCGATTGCTGGTTGCCGATGACGACGACCAGTACCTCCGCGTCGAACGGCTTTTGGATGTGTTAGAGCAGAGCGGCGAAGAGGCTTTGATTACAGATATTACACTGGCGGAGACAAGCTGGGTGCTGAAGACTGGATATAAGGCATCAAAATCCGAAATCGTCCATGCACTTGAAGCCGTTCGCAATACCTTGGGATTTAAGGTGATTTCGCCCATCAGTTTTGAACGTGCCCTGAATTCCTTTCGCAATGGAAGGGGAGGTTTCGCGGACTATTTGCTACGCGAGCAGGCACTCGATGCCGGCTGCAGAGCGATCGCTACTTTTGATAGAAGACTGCTGCAAGAAGACTTGTTCTTCAGTCCGGATTAG